A region from the uncultured Draconibacterium sp. genome encodes:
- a CDS encoding (2Fe-2S) ferredoxin domain-containing protein produces the protein MKKPEFHILVCNSYRVAGDAQGYCNKNGSSDLIQYIMEECNDRGLDVAVSSTACLNVCSQGPVMVIHPNNLWYGGINEEKIDEILDALEEGEAVEEYLISD, from the coding sequence AAAACCAGAATTTCACATTTTAGTATGCAACTCTTATCGGGTTGCCGGCGATGCACAAGGTTATTGCAACAAAAACGGGTCATCCGATTTAATTCAATATATAATGGAAGAATGTAACGACCGCGGCCTCGATGTTGCGGTTTCTTCCACCGCTTGTTTAAACGTTTGCTCGCAGGGGCCGGTAATGGTAATTCATCCCAATAACCTGTGGTACGGAGGTATTAATGAAGAAAAAATCGACGAAATATTAGATGCACTGGAAGAGGGGGAGGCCGTTGAGGAATATCTCATAAGCGATTAA
- a CDS encoding porin, which yields MKFKGILILLLFTGLVTTAGKTVQEKPFRPSIMPYLKLQFWNVASQGLTSADEKAASRFTSYFRRGRLGLKGKVLPELSYNAMVSFDNLAKDGFSSTKGLMNAGAVALWSAYFTYDLSPKNDWLNLTGGYFLPHLSRESTTAPWTTSSLDKTENSCYLRQFVTGKANGICPGINLGGLGDLGKQTLIYNIAIINRQDAVSIMERNWSPVLLGHLMLNFGHKEFSKYNYCFSNNLLKKQTSAILGLAFSAQGKTDAFKSNQTISADASIYLGHFKIDGEYSFLIRKHNLEYNANCFMLRTGYNIFLKRNLVFEPTAMFEKFSGDKNFNDVSFFDGSDKKLDVGVNLISMAKKIKVNLHYVHHDGEGKKNRYIKNETFPGDYVALGL from the coding sequence ATGAAGTTTAAGGGAATACTCATATTGCTGCTTTTTACAGGACTTGTAACTACGGCCGGAAAAACCGTTCAGGAAAAACCGTTCAGGCCAAGCATCATGCCTTATTTAAAGCTGCAGTTTTGGAATGTGGCCAGCCAGGGATTAACAAGCGCCGACGAAAAAGCTGCCAGTCGCTTCACATCGTATTTCAGGCGCGGACGTTTAGGCCTCAAAGGAAAGGTTTTGCCCGAGCTGTCGTACAACGCTATGGTGTCGTTCGATAACCTGGCAAAAGATGGATTTTCATCAACAAAAGGCTTAATGAATGCCGGAGCAGTTGCACTTTGGAGTGCATATTTTACTTACGATCTATCACCAAAAAATGATTGGCTAAATCTAACTGGTGGTTATTTTCTGCCACATTTAAGTCGCGAATCAACAACTGCTCCCTGGACTACCAGCTCGCTTGATAAAACAGAGAACTCGTGCTACCTGCGCCAGTTTGTTACCGGTAAAGCGAACGGAATATGTCCGGGAATAAATTTGGGTGGGTTAGGCGACTTGGGAAAACAAACGCTTATATATAATATAGCCATTATCAACCGGCAGGATGCAGTAAGCATAATGGAAAGAAACTGGTCGCCGGTTTTATTAGGGCATTTAATGCTCAATTTTGGGCACAAGGAATTTTCGAAATACAACTATTGCTTCTCCAACAACCTGCTGAAAAAACAAACCAGTGCAATTTTGGGGCTTGCGTTCTCTGCTCAGGGAAAAACCGATGCTTTTAAAAGTAATCAAACGATAAGTGCTGATGCAAGTATTTATCTCGGGCATTTTAAAATCGATGGAGAATACAGTTTTTTGATTCGGAAACATAACCTCGAATACAATGCGAATTGTTTTATGCTGCGAACCGGCTACAACATTTTCCTCAAAAGGAATTTGGTGTTTGAACCTACGGCAATGTTTGAAAAGTTTTCGGGCGATAAGAATTTTAACGATGTTTCCTTTTTTGATGGTTCAGATAAAAAGCTTGATGTTGGAGTGAACCTGATTTCGATGGCGAAAAAGATAAAAGTGAATCTTCACTATGTTCATCATGATGGGGAAGGGAAAAAGAACCGTTACATAAAAAATGAAACTTTCCCCGGCGACTATGTTGCGTTGGGATTATAA